In Octopus sinensis unplaced genomic scaffold, ASM634580v1 Contig09569, whole genome shotgun sequence, the following are encoded in one genomic region:
- the LOC115228117 gene encoding uncharacterized protein LOC115228117, which yields MGSIPYLVTASVRSRNFSVIASMNKYGMIMKELHNGPINGEFFVNYIVNLKSACIDNGIESPVFIMDNAKIHHYKLLKSKMSELNLEILYLPPYSSFLNPIENVFSKWKNHVIRGNAKKENELFILINEGFESITENGCNGFFRNMLHYVAKSLQKELIH from the coding sequence ATGGGTTCAATTCCATATTTAGTCACCGCCTCTGTAAGAAGCAGAAATTTTTCCGTTATTGCTTCCATGAATAAATATGGAATGATCATGAAAGAATTACACAATGGACCAATAAATGGAGAATTTTTTGTGAATTACATTGTTAACTTAAAATCTGCGTGTATTGACAATGGAATTGAATCCCCAGTTTTTATTATGGACAACGCTAAAATACACCACTacaaactgttaaaatcaaaaatgagtgaattaaatttggaaattttATATCTACCACCATATTCATCATTTTTAAATccaattgaaaatgttttttcaaAATGGAAGAATCATGTAATCAGAGgaaatgcaaaaaaagaaaatgaattgtttattttaattaatgaggGCTTTGAATCAATTACAGAAAATGGTTGTAATGGATTCTTTCGAAATATGTTACATTATGTAGCAAAATCATTGCAAAAAGA